DNA sequence from the Pseudomonas tritici genome:
GGGTGCGTTGGCGCGATCCAGTTGGGTGGTGACGAAATACAGCTTGGCCTTGAAATCTATCAGCGGGTTATCCGGGCTGTAGCTGTAGTCCAGCGCGACATTTTTCGCGTTGAGGTTGTTTTTGCTGGTACGCAGGTAGTAGGTGCTCTGAAGGTCATCGGCGATGTAGCCCCAGGCATCGTTACTGTCGGCGTCGCTTTCCAGGTAGCTCAACTGCACGCGCTGATCGTTGGGCAGGTTCAGGCCAAGCTTGACGATCTGCGAGCGGGTCACGCTGCCGGTGTCACCGACTTCGCTGTTCAACCAGTCGTCAAAGGCTACCGGGGCGTACTTTCTGGCGCGCATGTTAGTGCCCAGGTTGTCCGCGTTGCGCTTGCCGCCACGGTAGTTACCGAAGTGGCGCTCGCTGTAACCCAGCATGACATCGCCGCGCTCATCACCGAAGGCAAACACGCCACTGCCATTGAAGTCGGTGCCGTTGCCCAGTTCACCGATGCCGCTGCCGGCGCGAATTCGCCCGCCGTATTCTTTGCCGTCCTTGAGAAACTCGCTGGCGTCCAACGTCTTGAACGACGCAATACCGCCCAACACCGCCGCACCGCCCTGCCCCGACTGGCTGCCCTTGTCGATCTGGATGCTGGAGACGAACTCCGGATCGATCAGCATGGTGCCGTTGCGTTGCTGGTGGCCGTTGACGTTGAAGTTCTGGCGCATGCCGTCGATGTTCATGTTGACGCGGCCATAGTCCTGCACGCCGCGAATATTCACCGACAACCCAGGGTCGCGCTGGTTGACGGCGGTGTAGACCCCGGCGGTTTCTTCAAGCATGTCGGCGGCGTGACGGGGCGGGCGTTTATCGATCATGTCACGGCTGATCACGGCCACGGACTTTGGGCTCTGGTACACCCAGTCGCTGGCCTGGCCTTGGGTGTTGCCAGTAATGGTGGTGGTACCCACCGTCATGGCACCGTCATGGTCGTCGCTGACGCGGCTGAGGGAGACCTGGCGGTCGCTGGTGAAGCGGTATTCCACTGGCGCAGCGCCAAGCAAACGGCCCAGCCCTTCCTGCACGCTGAAGCGGCCCTTGAGTGCGGTGCTGTTCAAGCCGCGCAGGCGCTGGCTATCAAACAGCACTTGCAGGCCGGCTTGGTCGGCAAAGGCCAGTACGGCGACGCCCAGAGGTTGCGCAGGAACATCGAACATCAACACGGCGGGCTGGGCGGCGTTACCTGTCTGCGGCTGCGCGGCATACACGGGTGCCGTTACCGCGAACAGGCCCAAGTGAATGGCCAGGGCTAACCGGCTACCGGTGATGCGCCCCTTGTTGAGTGCTGACATTTCTGTTGTTCCCTGCGCTGAGCGTTTTTGTTTGTGAGAATGCTTCTCACCTAGCAAGACGTGCGGCACGCAGGAAGTCAGTAAGACTTTCCGAAAGTTTTTTAAGGAGGGAGGCGTTCGGCGGGTGGGAGAAGGCCTCCCACCGGGTATTCAATAGATCAGGCTGAGGCCTGCCAGGTCCAAGCGTTGCACTTGCAGTTCCTGGGTGAGGGTGGCGAGGGCAGTGTCGAGCATGTCGAGTCGAAACACGCCGCTGACTTCGCGATCGCCCAGTTGCGCGTCTGTCAGCACGATGCGGCCAGGGCGGTAGCGGTTGAGTTGCTCGATGACGTTCGCCAGGGGCTGGCGATCAAAAATCAACACGCCGCGTCGCCAACTGGTGGCGCGCTCCACATCGAATTGATCCAGGGGCACGATGCCTTCCTGAGGGCTGTAGCGTGCGGCCTGGCCTTCCTTGAGCACCCTGTCGGCCGCACCCTTTTTCGGCGTGGCTTGCAGGGAAACCTCGACACTGTGCTGCAGCATGCCGACCCAGGCCTGGCTATCGCCCTCGCGCCCCACCACAAACCGCGTGCCCAGGGCCCGGGTTTGCCCCCCGGCGCTCTGCACCACGAAGGGCCGGTTTTCCCCGCCCACCATCGGCGCCACGTCAAAAATCGCCGCGCCCTGGATCAGGCTGATGCGCCGTTGTACGCCGTCATAGTCCAGGCGGATGGCACTGGCGGAATCCAACTCGACCTTGCTGCCATCGGCCAGGTGCACGGTGCGCATTTCGCCTTTCTGGGTGATGTAATCGGCTTGCATGCGCAGCAACATGTCCGGGCCGCGCACCCAGCCGACGCCCGCCGCCACCACAACCAGCGCAACCGCAGCCGCGCGTTGCCATGGCCTGCGCCGCGTGGAGCGACGCACCGGCAGCGTGGCGGCTGAGGGCCGCTGGCGATGCACCGGCTCTTCCTTATGCACCTCGCCCAATGCCGCCCACGTCTGTTCGGCAAAACGCAGTGCCGCTTCGTGGCGACTGTCGCAGGCGATCCAATGCCGCAGCTCGGCCTGCTCCTGGTCGGTCAGGGCACCGGCGTGCAAGCGCACCGCCCACTCGGCGGCCGCCTCGGTAATGCTGTGCTGTTGCGGACCCTGGCTATTCACGTGTGAATCTCGAATTTTTCGTTATATAACGCTGTGACGTCTGACCTGGCGTATTTCGGTAACTCATTCGTCGGATGGCACCCCCTCGCCGTCCTGCAAGCGCTGCATCACGTAGGCCAGGGCCTTGGCCAGGTGCTTTTGCACGGAGCTGTCGGAGATGTCCAGGTGCCGGGCGACCTGGGCGTGGGTCATGCCTTCGATGCGGTTTAGACGGAAAATCTGCTGGGTGCGCTCCGGCAACTCCGCCAGTGCCTGCTTCAATGCCTGTCGCTGTTGCTGCGCCATTGCCTGAGCCTCCAACCCGGCCACTTCATCTTCAATCTCGGCCAGCGCCTCATGGGGCACGGAGTCTGTCTTGCGCCGCGCTTCCTGGCGAATATGGTCGATCAGCAGATTGCTCGCCGTCCGATAGAGATAGCCCTGGGAGTTGTCGATGCGCTCGCCGGCCGGTTTTTCCGCCAGGCGCAGGAAGCTCTCCTGCACCAGGTCTGCGGCCAACTGCGGGTCCCGTACCTTGCGCGCCAGATACCCGCGCAGGGTATCGGCGTGCTTGAGAAACAGGCCTTTGAGATCCACGTCCGACAAACCGACTCCCTGGAATGTTAAGGAAACAGGCGGCATCTTAAGCGTTGTCGAGAATGATTTTCAATTGATATCTAATCTGATTCAACCGTACGAAAGGTCTGATTAACGGTTCGATTATCGAACATATCCGCCGCCATCAATTGACCAAATTAACTAACCAGTACATTTTATCCACACAACTAACAAGAACTGTGGAGAAACCCTCAATGCCGCCCATCGTGCTGGTGCTCAACGGCCCCAACCTCAACCTGCTCGGCACCCGCGAGCCCGCCACTTACGGCCATGAAACCCTCGCCGACGTCGCGGCGCTGTGTGGCCGCAGCGCCGAACAGCTCGGGCTGAAAATCGAATTTCGCCAGACCAACCACGAAGGCGAATTGCTCGACTGGATCCACGGCGCCCGCGCCCGTTGCGCTGGCATCGTGATCAACCCGGCGGCCTGGACCCACACCTCTGTAGCCATTCGCGATGCGCTGGTAGCCAGTGAAGTGCCGGTAATCGAGGTGCACCTGTCCAACGTGCATGCCCGTGAAGCGTTCCGCCACCACTCCTTTGTGTCGCCCATCGCCAAGGCGGTGCTGGCGGGGTTCGGCAGCCATGGCTACCACCTGGCCCTGGAACATTTCAGCCATCTGCTCAAAGGGGCGGTCCGATGAAACCGCACATCCTCGCTGGCCTGATCGGCGCCGGCATCCAGGCTTCCCGCACACCGGCCCTGCACGAACAGGAAGGTGATGCCCAAGGCCTGCGCTACCTGTATCGCTTGATCGACCTTGAGCCCTTGCACTTGGACATCAACGCCCTGCCCGACCTGCTGCACGCCGCCGAGCTGATGCACTTCACCGGGCTGAACATTACCTACCCCTGCAAGCAGGCGATCCTGCCGCTGCTCGATGAACTGTCCGACGAGGCCCGTGGCATCGGTGCGGTCAATACAGTGGTGTTCAAGGACGGCAAACGCATCGGCCACAACACCGATTGCCTGGGGTTCGCCGAAGGATTTCGACGCAACTTGAATGACGTGGCGCGCCAACGTGTGGTGCAGATGGGCGCTGGCGGTGCGGGCGCAGCGGTGGCCCACGCGCTGTTGGCGGAAGGTGTGGAGCAGTTGAGCATTTTCGACGTGGACGCCAATCGCGCCCGCGACCTTGTGGATAACCTCACGCAACGTTTCGGTGCTGGCCGGGCCCAGGTCGGCAACCACTTGGAGAACGCGATGGCCGAGGCCGACGGCGTGGTCAATACCACGCCGATGGGCATGGCCAAGCTGCCCGGCACACCGGTGCCGGCCGCTCTGTTGCGCACTGAGTTATGGGTCGCGGAAATCGTGTATTTCCCACTCGAGACCGAGCTGCTGCGCGACGCCCGCGCCTTGGGCTGCCGCACGCTGGATGGCGGCAACATGGCGGTGTTTCAGGCGGTGAAGGCGTTTGAGTTGTTCAGTGGGGAGGTGCCGGATGCAGACCGGATGTTGGCGCACTTCCAGAGCATGAACATTTCACTGTAGTAACCGAATCCAAATGTGGGAGCGGGCTTGCTCGCGAAGGCGGTGTGTCAGTCACTCAATGTGTTAACTGATCCACCGCATTCGCGAGCAAGCCCGCTCCCACAGGGATTGCATTTCAGCCTTGAGAGTCGCGCGCACTCAAGCCTGCAAATAGCGCATCACCGAGTCACAAATCATGTCCCGATGCCGCTGTTTAATCGCTTCATCCGACAACTCAATCTGAAAGATCTCGCTGAACGTATGGCGGTTGGACACACGGTAAAAGCTGAACGAGTTGATCAGCAAATGCACATCCAGCGGCTCCAGCCCCTCGCGAAACACCCCCATCTCGGCCCCGCGACGCAACGTCGCGCCCAGCGCTTCGAGAATGTTGCTGTTCATCGCCTTGATCGCATCCGAGCGCTTCACGTACTCGGCATTGTGGATATTTTCGATGCTGACAATGCGCACGAAATCCACGTTCTGGTCGTGGTGATCAAAGGTGAATTCCACCAGCCGACGGATCGCCTCGCGCGGTTCCAGCGCGGTGAGGTTCATCTGGGTTTCGGTGGTGCGAATGTCGCCGTAGAGCTTTTCCAGCACCTCGACGTACAACTGCTCCTTGCTGCCGAAGTAGTAATAGATCATGCGCTTGGAGGTGTGGATGCGCTCGGCGATTGCATCCACGCGAGCGCCGGAAAGGCCCTGCTGGACAAACTCCACAATGGCTTCCTGGAGTATGTTCTCGCGGGTCTTTTCCGGGTTGTTCTTACGACTCTTGCGGGGTGCCTCGGAGGTCATGGTGCGCTCACGGCCAGTGTTGTGCAGGCCGTGATTATGGGCCGCGATGCTGCCTGAAAGAAAGCGCCGGCCTGCCGTTATAAACGCGCCTGGCGAACCGCACCGCTGCGCGATTTGGCCATTGCCGCCAAGCGCACCGCCACATTGGCCGCACCGTAGCCGGCATAGCCGTTCTTGCGTTGGATGATCTCGAAGAAAAACCGCCCTTCAAAGGGTTCGGTGTACACGTGAAACAACTCACCGCCCTGAGCGTCGCGGTCGTACAGCACGTTGTAATACGCCAGCTCGCTGAGGAACTCCTCGTCAAAGTCGAAACGTGCCGCCAGGTCATCGTAATAGTTGAGCGGGATATCCAGCAGCGGCACCCCCGCCTCCTTGGCTCGGCTCACTTCGGCGAAAATATCTGCGCAATCGAAGGCAATGTGGTGCACGCCCGAGCCGCGATAGCTCGACAAGGCATGGGAAATGGCGGTATTGCGGTTCTCGGAGATGTTCAGCGGCAGGCGAATCGAGCTGCACCGGCTGCGCAATGCGCGGCTTTTCACCAGGCCGTAAGGATCGGGCAGCACCACTTCATCATCGGCCTCGAAATCCAGCAGGCTCTTGTAGAACAGCACCCAACTGTCGAGGCTGTCGGCCGGCAGGGCCATCGCCATATGGTCAATGCGCAACAGGCCGCCGCTGGTGGTCGAAGCGCTTTGCAGGTTGAAGTCGGTGTCGTACAGCGTGCCTTCACTTGGGTCTACCAGGTAAATCAGGCTGCCATCCGGTGCGCGCACCGCGGCCAATTCCAACTCGTTAGGCCCGACCAGGCCGCGATACGGCTGGCCCTTGTAGGCCACCGCGCGCTCCAGCGCCTTGGCGCTGTCCTTGACCCGGATCGCGGTGGCGCACAACGAAGGCCCGTGGGCCTCGAAAAAGTTGTGGGCGAAAGAATAGGGTTCGCAGTTGAGGATCAGGTTGATATCACCCTGGCGCAGCAGGCTCACGCTCTTGGAGCGATGCTGCCCGGCCTTGACGAAGCCCAGGCGTTCCAGCCAGTGCGTCAGCTTGGCGCCGAGGCTTTCATCGACAGCGAATTCGAGGAATTCGATACCGTCGTATTCGCTGGCGGCCGGGGTATCAAACAAAATCTCGACCGGTTGCGCCGGTGCTTCCTGCTTCAGGCGTTCGCGGGTTTTCTCCTCCAGGTACAGCAAGGAGCGCAGGCCATCCGCCGCATTAGCACGGGTGGGCGCGGCGCGGAAGCCGTCGTTGAAGATTTCCAGGGACAGGGGCCCGGTGTAGCCACTCTTGATGATCGGCGCGAGGAACCCCGCTAGGTCGAATTCGCCCTGGCCGGGGAAGCAGCGGAAATGTCGGCTCCATTCCAGGACGTCCATGGCCAGGATTGGCGCGTCGGCCATTTGTACAAAAAAGATCTTGTCGCCGGGGATCTCGGCAATGGCACTCGGGTCGCCGTTCAGGGACAGGGTGTGGAAGCTGTCGAGCAGTACGCCCAAGTTTGGGTGATCAACCTGACGCACCAGGTTCCACACCTGTTGCCACGTGTTCACATGCTTGCCCCAGGCCAGGGCTTCATAGCCGATGCGCAGGCCTCGGCGGCCGGCGTGTTCGGCCAACAGGCTCAGGTCATCGAGTAAAATGCGCTCGTCACCTACACAGTCGGCCGACGCATTGCTGCACACTAGCACCAGGTCGGTGCCCAGCTCTTGCATCAAGTCGAACTTACGCTCGGCGCGTTCCAGGTTGCGCGCCAGCCTGTCACGGCGGCAACCTTCAAAGTCGCGAAACGGCTGGAATAAGGTGATGGCAATGCCGAGGTCGGCGCACATCTGCCTGACTTCACGGGGGCTGCCGTCGTAGTACAACAAGTCGTTCTCGAAGATTTCGACCCCATCAAACCCGGCGGCGGCAATGGCTTCGAGCTTTTCCGGCAGGGTGCCGCTCAAGGAAACAGTGGCGATGGAACGTTGCATGGGCGACTCCCGGCAATTGTTGTTTGCAGCAAATTATTCGCCCCCAGCCTACACGCAGCAATTAAAATGTACGAACCGGTTAGTTTTTGGTGCGATTATCGAACACTATGCCGGTTTGGCGAATTGACGATTTTTTAGCCACTGCGCACCATCGATGACGCAACAGACCCAGAACACACCATAAAAATTTCAAAAAACGGGTACGACCTCATGCCTCTGCAAAATTCCGCCCTGGCCGCGCGCCCAGGCACCCCGCACGCCGGCATCGGCGACAAGATCCGCGGCGCCGTGGCCGTGGGCAAAACGCGCTGGGGCATGCTGGCCCTGGTGTTTTTCGCCACCACCCTGAACTACATCGACCGCGCCGCGCTGGGCGTCATGCAGCCGATCCTCGCCAAAGAGATGAGCTGGACGGCGATGGACTACGCCAACATCAACTTCTGGTTCCAGGTCGGCTACGCCATCGGCTTTGTGCTGCAGGGCCGACTGATCGACCGCGTGGGCGTGAAACGCGTGTTCTTCTGCGCGGTATTGCTGTGGAGCCTGGCGACGGGCGCCCACGGCCTGGCCACTTCGGCGGTCGGCTTTATGGTGTGCCGCTTTATCCTCGGGCTGACCGAAGCCGCCAACTACCCCGCGTGCGTCAAAACCACGCGCCTGTGGTTCCCGGCCGGTGAGCGTGCGGTGGCGACCGGTATCTTCAACGCCGGCACCAACGTGGGCGCGATGATGACACCGATGCTGTTGCCGTTGATCCTGCACGTGTGGGGCTGGCAGGCAGCGTTCCTGTGCATGGCGTCACTGGGCGCGATCTGGCTGGTGTTCTGGGGCTTGAAGTACTACAACCCGGAAGACCATCCGACGGTTAAACAATCCGAATTGGACTACGTGCAACGGGAAGTCGAACCGGAACAACCCGGCGTACCCTTCAGCCGTATCCTGCGCATGCGCGGCACCTGGGCCTTCGCCATCGCCTATGCGCTGACCGCGCCAGTGTTCTGGTTCTACCTGTACTGGCTGCCGCCGTTCCTGAACCAGCAATACAACCTGGGCATCAACGTCACCCAGATGGGCATCCCGCTGATCATCATTTACCTGACTGCCGACTTCGGCAGCGTGGGAGGCGGGATTCTGTCGTCGTTCCTGATCGGCCGTGGCATGAACTCGATCAAGGCGCGGCTGCTGTCGATGCTGCTGTTTGCCTGCTGCATCGTCGGCGTGATCATGGCTGCCGGCTCCAGCCAGCTGTGGGTCGCCGTGTTTGCCATCTCCCTGGCGATTGGCGCGCATCAGGCCTGGACTGCCAACATCTGGAGCCTGGTGATGGACTACACGCCCAAGCACATGATGAGCACGGTGTTTGGTTTCGGCGGCATGTGCGCGGCCATCGGCGGCATGTTCATGACTCAGATCGTCGGCCACATCCTTACCGTGACCAACAATAACTACACCGTGTTGTTCACGCTGATCCCGGCGATGTACTTCATTGCGCTGACCTGGATGTACTTCATGGCGCCGCGCAAGATTCCTACCGTAGACGTCTGATCTACCTGCGCCGCTGCTGCCAGGCAGCGGCCAGCCCGCTCATGCAGATCACCCCGATGCCGACCACCGTGGTCAAGTCGGGGGTATGGTTGAACACCAGCCAGCCCAACAACCCCGCGAATACGATCTGGCAATAGCCGAACGGCGCCAACAAGGCCGGCGCCGCGAAGCGGAACGCCTGGGTCAGCATCAAGTGCGCAGTCATCCCGCAGGTACCCAGGGCCAGCATCAACACGCCATGCCACAGCGTCGGGACCTGCCAGAAGAACGGCACCATCGCACTCATCACCAAGGTATTGCACAGGCCGGCGAAAAAGTTGCTGGTGGTGGGGGTGTCGAATTTACTCAGGATGCGCGTGAGCAGTTGGTAGAAGCAGAAGAACAGCGCCGAACACAGCGGCAGCAATACGGCCGGGGTAAACAGCTCGCCGCCGGGGTGGATAATGATCAGCACGCCGACAAACCCGCAGATGACCGCCAGCCACTGGCCGCGCGTCACGTGCTCGCCGAGCAGAGGCACCGAGAGCGCCGTCACCAGGATCGGCGCGAGGAAGTTCACCGCCGTGGCTTCCGCCAGCGGGATGTAATGCAGCGCCGCAGTGAAAAACAGGCTGGTGCCCAGCAGGCACAGCGCCCGCACCACCTGCATCCCCGGTCGTTTACTGCGCAATACACGCAGGCCTGATTGCGGCAGGAAGATGCCGGCCATCAAC
Encoded proteins:
- a CDS encoding shikimate dehydrogenase, translated to MKPHILAGLIGAGIQASRTPALHEQEGDAQGLRYLYRLIDLEPLHLDINALPDLLHAAELMHFTGLNITYPCKQAILPLLDELSDEARGIGAVNTVVFKDGKRIGHNTDCLGFAEGFRRNLNDVARQRVVQMGAGGAGAAVAHALLAEGVEQLSIFDVDANRARDLVDNLTQRFGAGRAQVGNHLENAMAEADGVVNTTPMGMAKLPGTPVPAALLRTELWVAEIVYFPLETELLRDARALGCRTLDGGNMAVFQAVKAFELFSGEVPDADRMLAHFQSMNISL
- a CDS encoding FecR family protein, whose protein sequence is MNSQGPQQHSITEAAAEWAVRLHAGALTDQEQAELRHWIACDSRHEAALRFAEQTWAALGEVHKEEPVHRQRPSAATLPVRRSTRRRPWQRAAAVALVVVAAGVGWVRGPDMLLRMQADYITQKGEMRTVHLADGSKVELDSASAIRLDYDGVQRRISLIQGAAIFDVAPMVGGENRPFVVQSAGGQTRALGTRFVVGREGDSQAWVGMLQHSVEVSLQATPKKGAADRVLKEGQAARYSPQEGIVPLDQFDVERATSWRRGVLIFDRQPLANVIEQLNRYRPGRIVLTDAQLGDREVSGVFRLDMLDTALATLTQELQVQRLDLAGLSLIY
- the quiC gene encoding 3-dehydroshikimate dehydratase QuiC, which encodes MQRSIATVSLSGTLPEKLEAIAAAGFDGVEIFENDLLYYDGSPREVRQMCADLGIAITLFQPFRDFEGCRRDRLARNLERAERKFDLMQELGTDLVLVCSNASADCVGDERILLDDLSLLAEHAGRRGLRIGYEALAWGKHVNTWQQVWNLVRQVDHPNLGVLLDSFHTLSLNGDPSAIAEIPGDKIFFVQMADAPILAMDVLEWSRHFRCFPGQGEFDLAGFLAPIIKSGYTGPLSLEIFNDGFRAAPTRANAADGLRSLLYLEEKTRERLKQEAPAQPVEILFDTPAASEYDGIEFLEFAVDESLGAKLTHWLERLGFVKAGQHRSKSVSLLRQGDINLILNCEPYSFAHNFFEAHGPSLCATAIRVKDSAKALERAVAYKGQPYRGLVGPNELELAAVRAPDGSLIYLVDPSEGTLYDTDFNLQSASTTSGGLLRIDHMAMALPADSLDSWVLFYKSLLDFEADDEVVLPDPYGLVKSRALRSRCSSIRLPLNISENRNTAISHALSSYRGSGVHHIAFDCADIFAEVSRAKEAGVPLLDIPLNYYDDLAARFDFDEEFLSELAYYNVLYDRDAQGGELFHVYTEPFEGRFFFEIIQRKNGYAGYGAANVAVRLAAMAKSRSGAVRQARL
- a CDS encoding RNA polymerase sigma factor encodes the protein MSDVDLKGLFLKHADTLRGYLARKVRDPQLAADLVQESFLRLAEKPAGERIDNSQGYLYRTASNLLIDHIRQEARRKTDSVPHEALAEIEDEVAGLEAQAMAQQQRQALKQALAELPERTQQIFRLNRIEGMTHAQVARHLDISDSSVQKHLAKALAYVMQRLQDGEGVPSDE
- the aroQ gene encoding type II 3-dehydroquinate dehydratase, producing the protein MPPIVLVLNGPNLNLLGTREPATYGHETLADVAALCGRSAEQLGLKIEFRQTNHEGELLDWIHGARARCAGIVINPAAWTHTSVAIRDALVASEVPVIEVHLSNVHAREAFRHHSFVSPIAKAVLAGFGSHGYHLALEHFSHLLKGAVR
- a CDS encoding DMT family transporter; amino-acid sequence: MTVSTPLSGVNHPFKGILLIVLATFLFSSHDALSKYLAGFYPVVMVVWARYLVHTLLMAGIFLPQSGLRVLRSKRPGMQVVRALCLLGTSLFFTAALHYIPLAEATAVNFLAPILVTALSVPLLGEHVTRGQWLAVICGFVGVLIIIHPGGELFTPAVLLPLCSALFFCFYQLLTRILSKFDTPTTSNFFAGLCNTLVMSAMVPFFWQVPTLWHGVLMLALGTCGMTAHLMLTQAFRFAAPALLAPFGYCQIVFAGLLGWLVFNHTPDLTTVVGIGVICMSGLAAAWQQRRR
- a CDS encoding TetR/AcrR family transcriptional regulator → MTSEAPRKSRKNNPEKTRENILQEAIVEFVQQGLSGARVDAIAERIHTSKRMIYYYFGSKEQLYVEVLEKLYGDIRTTETQMNLTALEPREAIRRLVEFTFDHHDQNVDFVRIVSIENIHNAEYVKRSDAIKAMNSNILEALGATLRRGAEMGVFREGLEPLDVHLLINSFSFYRVSNRHTFSEIFQIELSDEAIKQRHRDMICDSVMRYLQA
- a CDS encoding MFS transporter, with amino-acid sequence MPLQNSALAARPGTPHAGIGDKIRGAVAVGKTRWGMLALVFFATTLNYIDRAALGVMQPILAKEMSWTAMDYANINFWFQVGYAIGFVLQGRLIDRVGVKRVFFCAVLLWSLATGAHGLATSAVGFMVCRFILGLTEAANYPACVKTTRLWFPAGERAVATGIFNAGTNVGAMMTPMLLPLILHVWGWQAAFLCMASLGAIWLVFWGLKYYNPEDHPTVKQSELDYVQREVEPEQPGVPFSRILRMRGTWAFAIAYALTAPVFWFYLYWLPPFLNQQYNLGINVTQMGIPLIIIYLTADFGSVGGGILSSFLIGRGMNSIKARLLSMLLFACCIVGVIMAAGSSQLWVAVFAISLAIGAHQAWTANIWSLVMDYTPKHMMSTVFGFGGMCAAIGGMFMTQIVGHILTVTNNNYTVLFTLIPAMYFIALTWMYFMAPRKIPTVDV